In Flavobacterium sp. CBA20B-1, one DNA window encodes the following:
- a CDS encoding tyrosine-type recombinase/integrase, with product MNRACSEINGFSELLQRFERNISILGRSKRTFENYSRHVAAMALHFGCLPTELDPEQVKDYLFELQQRSKSPSQSYFKHTVYGLRFLLKTENLPYDYLHLPAIPKEKKLPVILSRHEIWKLLQHADLLKHRILIGLIYSCGLRCMEVRNIELKHLDFDRKLLHIVQSKGKKDRYVPLSDHIIRGIKKYISVEHPTTFLFTGNTKDAKGFDSRYSQRGVQWVIKSVCKKAGILKDVHTHTLRHSYATHLLEDGVNILQVQKLMGHERIETTMEYLHVCQLENQKVHSPIDTVFALCSRNGK from the coding sequence TTGAATCGCGCTTGTAGTGAAATTAATGGTTTTTCTGAACTTCTGCAACGTTTTGAGCGTAATATTTCTATTTTAGGACGAAGTAAACGCACTTTCGAAAATTATTCTCGCCATGTTGCTGCAATGGCCTTACATTTTGGCTGTTTACCAACCGAATTAGATCCTGAACAGGTTAAAGATTACCTCTTTGAACTCCAACAACGCTCTAAATCTCCTTCACAATCGTATTTTAAACACACCGTTTACGGACTTCGATTTCTACTAAAGACCGAAAATCTTCCGTATGATTATCTTCATTTACCGGCAATTCCTAAAGAAAAAAAACTTCCTGTTATTTTAAGTCGTCATGAGATTTGGAAACTGCTTCAACATGCCGATTTGCTCAAACATCGCATTTTAATTGGTTTGATTTATAGCTGTGGATTGCGCTGTATGGAAGTGAGAAACATCGAACTCAAACATCTCGATTTCGATAGAAAATTACTACATATTGTTCAAAGTAAAGGGAAGAAAGATCGTTATGTTCCACTTTCTGATCATATTATTCGAGGGATTAAAAAGTATATTTCGGTCGAACATCCTACCACCTTTTTATTTACCGGAAACACCAAAGATGCCAAAGGTTTTGATTCGCGTTATAGTCAGCGTGGGGTTCAATGGGTCATAAAATCGGTTTGTAAAAAGGCCGGAATTTTAAAAGATGTGCACACCCATACATTGCGTCACAGCTACGCTACGCATTTGCTCGAAGATGGTGTAAATATTCTGCAAGTTCAGAAATTGATGGGACATGAACGTATTGAAACTACGATGGAATACTTACATGTTTGTCAGCTCGAAAACCAAAAAGTACACAGTCCAATTGATACCGTTTTTGCGCTATGCAGCCGCAATGGGAAGTAG
- a CDS encoding IS91 family transposase yields the protein MQPQWEVADVLKKVDLSNQNFTVHQEKTLRALTLCRTAALGGHVDACDTCGNISISYNSCRNRHCPKCQGHKREEWIQAREQDLLPCSYYHVVFTLPDSLNGLTIHQPQLMYKILFDSVWATLSQFGKTENMHLGMIGILHTWGQNLSLHPHIHCIIPGGGIDANGKWKRKIKTDKYLFCVKALSKVFRAKFVASMRKESLGNQALYNQLFEKNWVVYAKRPFGGPKQVIEYLGRYTHKVAISNHRIKNVTNHEVTMAYKDYKDGSKTKQLTLKNEEFVRRFSLHILPKRFVRIRHYGILSSSWKRGKLQQLQEHLNVVRPEIEIKTQHRKCFCCKIGNLVTLHVFGQRGPPKVYLIENTLASVN from the coding sequence ATGCAGCCGCAATGGGAAGTAGCCGATGTGCTCAAAAAAGTCGATTTGTCTAACCAAAACTTTACGGTTCATCAAGAAAAAACACTTCGAGCATTGACTTTATGCAGAACTGCTGCTTTGGGCGGACATGTAGATGCTTGTGATACTTGCGGAAACATCAGCATTAGCTACAACAGTTGCCGAAACAGACATTGTCCGAAATGTCAAGGTCATAAACGTGAAGAATGGATTCAGGCGCGCGAACAAGATTTATTGCCTTGTTCGTATTATCATGTGGTTTTTACCCTTCCAGATTCGCTTAATGGATTAACGATTCATCAGCCACAATTGATGTATAAAATCTTGTTTGATTCGGTTTGGGCAACGCTTTCTCAGTTCGGAAAAACTGAAAATATGCATTTAGGAATGATTGGAATTTTGCATACTTGGGGACAAAATCTGAGTTTGCATCCGCATATTCATTGCATTATTCCTGGAGGTGGAATTGATGCAAACGGTAAATGGAAACGCAAGATAAAAACCGATAAATACTTGTTTTGTGTAAAAGCATTGAGTAAGGTTTTTCGAGCAAAATTTGTGGCCTCCATGCGTAAAGAAAGTTTAGGAAATCAAGCGTTGTACAATCAATTATTCGAAAAGAATTGGGTGGTTTATGCCAAACGTCCTTTTGGTGGACCAAAACAAGTGATTGAATATTTAGGTAGATACACACACAAAGTAGCTATTAGCAATCATCGGATTAAAAACGTAACCAATCACGAAGTTACCATGGCATACAAAGATTATAAAGACGGTAGTAAAACCAAGCAACTCACCTTAAAAAATGAAGAGTTTGTTCGCAGATTTAGTTTGCATATTTTACCCAAACGCTTTGTTCGGATTAGGCATTATGGCATTTTAAGTAGTAGTTGGAAACGCGGAAAACTCCAACAATTACAAGAGCATTTAAATGTTGTAAGACCCGAAATCGAAATCAAAACACAACATAGAAAATGTTTTTGTTGTAAAATTGGAAATCTGGTTACGTTGCATGTTTTTGGGCAAAGAGGGCCGCCAAAAGTATATCTTATCGAAAATACACTTGCTTCTGTGAATTAA
- a CDS encoding outer membrane protein assembly factor BamB family protein, protein MQRTISTFLFFMVVSCQLLAQAPNPAPQSDKNSYSNNQILTMEDMVFNNSIAQIKKIPLDTSSILIYDLDGTLISYNLSTEKINWKAQATDPDRTMSGNKLTLKDGIVYVPFINGEIYALNNQTGKAFWKTRLGNIKEGIIIKNQIPTIIDNQLYITTQNDNSNIYALDIKDGGLIWNYKLDYPYNHIPVLFFDNKVFTQSAPYFYSFDAQTGKALYKRGFKKAMYGKPVTDNKNIFISDESRTLYAMKPYNLDILWEYELPENQHNIKERIFCHTDNIYFGTKGSEKTAVYSLKTENGILNWKTEFNNDKIEYITENKGFLWGYTEKGVIFKLDLKTGKKIEEFQLTNIPVSNIEFKDENSLLYYCEAGLIEFDIPRKKEKSLYMRSSSDRGDAFIKLIR, encoded by the coding sequence ATGCAAAGAACAATTTCAACTTTTCTATTCTTTATGGTAGTGTCGTGTCAGTTATTGGCACAAGCACCAAATCCTGCACCTCAAAGTGATAAAAATTCATATTCAAATAATCAAATATTGACTATGGAAGATATGGTTTTTAATAATTCTATTGCTCAAATAAAAAAAATACCTTTAGACACAAGCTCTATCCTAATTTATGATTTGGATGGAACACTAATTTCTTACAATTTGAGTACAGAAAAAATTAATTGGAAGGCACAAGCAACCGATCCCGATAGGACAATGTCTGGAAATAAACTGACACTTAAAGACGGAATTGTTTATGTTCCTTTCATTAATGGGGAAATTTATGCACTTAATAACCAAACAGGCAAAGCATTTTGGAAAACGCGTTTAGGTAATATCAAAGAGGGAATTATCATTAAAAATCAAATTCCAACAATCATTGATAACCAACTTTACATAACTACTCAAAACGACAATAGCAACATTTATGCACTTGACATTAAAGATGGTGGATTGATTTGGAATTATAAATTAGACTACCCTTATAATCACATTCCTGTTTTATTTTTTGACAATAAGGTATTCACACAAAGTGCCCCTTATTTTTATAGTTTTGATGCCCAAACAGGAAAAGCACTGTACAAAAGAGGGTTTAAAAAAGCCATGTATGGAAAGCCCGTAACCGACAATAAAAATATTTTTATTTCAGACGAGAGCAGAACTTTATATGCAATGAAACCCTATAACTTGGATATTCTTTGGGAATATGAATTACCTGAAAATCAACATAATATTAAAGAGCGGATTTTTTGTCATACAGACAATATATACTTCGGAACAAAAGGTAGTGAAAAAACAGCTGTTTATTCTCTAAAAACAGAAAATGGAATATTAAACTGGAAAACAGAATTCAATAATGATAAAATTGAATACATTACGGAGAATAAAGGTTTTTTGTGGGGCTATACTGAAAAAGGTGTGATTTTCAAATTAGACTTAAAGACAGGAAAAAAAATAGAGGAATTTCAACTAACAAATATTCCTGTTTCAAACATTGAATTTAAAGACGAAAACTCTTTGCTTTATTATTGTGAAGCAGGATTAATCGAGTTTGACATACCGAGAAAAAAAGAAAAATCTCTGTATATGAGAAGTTCTAGTGACAGAGGAGACGCTTTTATAAAGTTGATACGATAA
- a CDS encoding DUF262 domain-containing protein, which yields MKANETKVEDFLSSNKTQFVIPVYQRNYDWSTSQCKQLLDDILEVGTSSKMNAHFIGSVVYVHDDVYTSSRIKELTVIDGQQRLTTLTLIYLALYRLAIEIGDKGLEAEISETYLTNKFAPEEEKLKLRPTENNDKAIKYLLRSDKDEEFSDFSKVIDNFNYFKSRITEENFEFVLKGLSKLMFVEISLDREKDDPQRIFESLNSTGLELSQADLIRNYILMGLNRRDQNKIYNNYWEIIEKLAKDETLNTSKVSDFIRDYLTLVNNKIPNKSKVYLEFKAKFPTTDLQELETNLSPIKSLVKFYNKLLNPKNETDKDIRLQLEYINRLEINVAYPFLMKVYEDYSENIIDKSTFIKVLDFIQSFAWRRFIVGLPTNALNKIFMTLYEKVDKNDYLLSLQKWLLKRPGSQRFPKNKEVIESLKLKDVYNIKSKNRTYLLERLENFENNEPVIIEGNTDITIEHIFPQNPDPKWKVDLGADEYNLIKETYLNTIGNLTLSGNNGKLGNKPFVFKRDLENAGYKDSRLWLNKYLSISDKWDKAEIERRFDLLAERFLKIWQMPEIELEERDENNEVNIFEAEDPKHKKLEYAIFFDQKIEVNQVAKLYVEVFKQLFDLQPETFFTTDLAEKITLTKNPKEGNPRQAVAINDTYFIEGNIDNIGKFEKIKHALTIFDSEDELTIKYAEKE from the coding sequence ATGAAAGCAAACGAAACGAAAGTAGAAGACTTTTTATCTTCAAATAAGACACAATTTGTAATTCCAGTTTACCAAAGAAATTACGATTGGTCGACAAGTCAGTGCAAACAACTTTTAGATGACATTTTGGAGGTCGGAACAAGTAGCAAAATGAATGCTCACTTCATTGGTAGTGTTGTTTACGTTCACGATGATGTTTACACTTCTTCACGAATTAAAGAACTGACTGTAATTGACGGACAGCAAAGATTGACTACTTTGACTTTAATTTATTTGGCTCTTTATCGTTTGGCAATTGAAATTGGAGACAAAGGACTTGAAGCCGAAATTTCAGAAACATATCTCACAAACAAGTTTGCACCCGAAGAAGAAAAGTTAAAACTTCGACCAACAGAAAATAACGACAAAGCAATAAAATACCTTTTGAGAAGCGACAAAGACGAAGAATTTAGCGACTTTTCTAAAGTAATAGATAATTTCAACTACTTTAAAAGCAGGATAACTGAAGAAAATTTTGAGTTCGTCTTGAAAGGACTTTCAAAACTGATGTTTGTAGAAATTTCGCTTGATAGAGAAAAAGACGACCCTCAAAGAATTTTTGAAAGTTTAAACTCAACAGGTCTTGAATTATCACAAGCAGACTTAATTAGAAACTATATTTTGATGGGGCTCAATCGTAGAGACCAAAACAAGATTTATAACAACTATTGGGAAATCATTGAGAAACTCGCAAAAGATGAAACCTTGAATACAAGCAAAGTTTCTGATTTTATTAGAGATTATTTGACTTTAGTAAACAACAAAATCCCTAACAAAAGCAAAGTTTATTTGGAGTTTAAAGCAAAGTTTCCAACAACTGACTTACAAGAATTAGAAACCAATCTTTCACCAATAAAATCGCTTGTTAAGTTTTATAATAAACTTCTTAATCCAAAAAACGAGACGGACAAAGACATAAGATTACAACTTGAATATATAAACAGGCTTGAAATAAATGTGGCTTATCCGTTTTTAATGAAAGTTTATGAAGACTATTCAGAAAACATAATTGACAAGTCAACTTTTATAAAAGTTTTGGATTTCATACAATCCTTTGCTTGGAGAAGATTTATAGTCGGTTTGCCAACAAACGCTTTGAACAAAATATTTATGACGCTTTACGAAAAAGTGGATAAAAACGACTATTTGTTGTCCTTGCAAAAATGGTTACTAAAAAGACCAGGCTCACAACGTTTTCCAAAAAACAAAGAAGTTATTGAAAGCCTTAAACTAAAAGATGTTTACAACATAAAATCCAAAAACAGAACTTACCTTCTTGAACGACTTGAGAATTTTGAAAATAACGAACCAGTAATAATTGAAGGAAATACAGATATAACCATAGAACATATTTTCCCTCAAAACCCTGACCCGAAATGGAAAGTGGATTTAGGAGCAGATGAATACAATTTAATCAAAGAAACCTATTTGAACACAATTGGTAATTTGACATTATCGGGTAACAATGGAAAACTTGGAAACAAACCGTTCGTATTTAAAAGAGATTTAGAAAATGCAGGATATAAAGACAGTCGCTTGTGGCTTAATAAGTATTTGTCAATTTCAGACAAATGGGATAAAGCAGAAATAGAAAGACGCTTTGACCTTCTTGCAGAACGATTTTTGAAAATTTGGCAAATGCCAGAAATCGAATTAGAAGAAAGAGATGAAAACAATGAAGTAAACATTTTTGAAGCAGAAGACCCAAAACATAAAAAATTGGAGTATGCTATCTTCTTCGACCAAAAAATAGAAGTTAATCAAGTTGCTAAATTATATGTAGAAGTATTTAAACAACTTTTTGACTTACAGCCAGAGACATTTTTTACAACAGACTTGGCGGAGAAAATAACCTTAACTAAAAATCCAAAAGAAGGAAATCCAAGACAAGCAGTTGCAATAAATGATACTTATTTCATTGAAGGAAACATTGACAATATTGGAAAATTTGAGAAGATAAAACACGCATTGACAATTTTTGATTCAGAAGATGAATTGACAATAAAATATGCGGAAAAAGAATAA
- a CDS encoding type II toxin-antitoxin system RelE/ParE family toxin codes for MAKVILRQEAIDDLNDIWDYTYEKWSEKQADKYYATIKIACNGIGENPEVGKEYYGISKNLHGLKSGKHIIFYQSLSENKIEVIRILHERMDLKNRLTE; via the coding sequence ATGGCTAAAGTAATATTAAGACAAGAAGCCATTGATGATTTGAACGACATTTGGGACTATACTTATGAAAAATGGTCTGAAAAACAAGCGGATAAATATTATGCGACAATAAAAATTGCTTGTAATGGAATTGGAGAAAATCCAGAAGTTGGAAAAGAATATTATGGAATAAGTAAAAACTTACACGGACTAAAATCCGGAAAACACATTATATTTTACCAATCACTTTCGGAAAATAAAATTGAGGTAATCAGAATTTTACACGAACGAATGGATTTGAAAAATAGATTGACTGAATAA
- a CDS encoding type II toxin-antitoxin system ParD family antitoxin, whose protein sequence is MKNTSISLGNYFDQFVQTQISAGRYKNVSEVIRAGLRLLENEESKVIALRNAIQEGLNSPLVEDFDFDENLKRLKAEKRKNG, encoded by the coding sequence ATGAAAAATACATCAATATCGCTCGGAAATTATTTTGATCAGTTTGTACAAACTCAGATTTCTGCTGGACGTTATAAAAATGTAAGCGAGGTTATAAGAGCTGGACTTCGACTATTGGAAAATGAAGAAAGCAAAGTAATCGCATTAAGAAATGCAATTCAAGAAGGATTGAATAGTCCTTTAGTTGAAGACTTTGACTTTGATGAAAATCTAAAAAGGCTAAAAGCTGAAAAACGAAAAAATGGCTAA
- a CDS encoding single-stranded DNA-binding protein produces MSTLRNNVRLIGRVGNTPETKTFDNGTKVILSLATSDYYYNDKKEKVETTQWHNIVAWGKTAELIQKYVEKGKEIAVEGKLTYRTYEDKEGIKRSITEIVISEVLFF; encoded by the coding sequence ATGAGTACATTACGCAACAACGTTCGCTTAATCGGGAGAGTAGGCAACACACCAGAAACCAAAACTTTTGACAATGGTACAAAAGTAATCTTATCGCTTGCAACCAGCGATTATTATTACAACGATAAAAAAGAAAAAGTGGAAACCACCCAATGGCACAACATCGTTGCATGGGGCAAAACCGCTGAACTGATTCAAAAATATGTTGAAAAAGGTAAAGAAATTGCCGTGGAGGGTAAACTTACTTATCGCACTTATGAGGATAAAGAGGGCATCAAGCGCAGCATTACCGAAATTGTAATCAGTGAAGTGCTGTTTTTCTAA
- a CDS encoding TonB-dependent siderophore receptor, translating to MKRLLLLIPAVTVAFDGNAQQTDSIKSDNLEELIIEAYIQKSVHSANKMPLKDIENPQVYNVINKNILKQQAATTFSDALKNATGVSRLWESTGRGSDGAEFYTMRGFSTQPRLLNGMPSFTNGSLDPANVESIEVIKGPSGTMYGGNIVSYGGLINITTKKPYETFGGEMGYINGSYGLNRVTADINTPLNKQTFLRLNTAYQYRNSFQDAGFSKSLFFAPSLKFVANDRLTFFVNTEIKNSEAANAPMIFLSRYSPLSFESIDLFEQNYKNSYTSNDLTIKNPTFNFQAYAVYQLAENWTSTTIFSKNNAKTSGYYQYLWDAANGDEFTRFITKGEAQTNTTGIQQNFVGTYTIGSVKNKLVAGLDYFQRKFSVGGTGWASFGTVSLINQTDTMIDANDNAQQTMLTTPHVDAALVGTSAALQSAETKIYSAYASNVIEFLPNLSAMLSLRVDHFTGKPTAYSTEEIKGKTTLSPKLGIVYQPIKDQLSVFGNYMNGFQYLDAAAVDITDNEGNVTGREVRFFDPEQANQWEIGAKASLIKDRLSVTASYYDIKVKNKLMGNGIDATQAGEVQSKGFEVSVLGSPIDGLNIIAGYSHNNNEVIKDAEDSGYLGLRTEEAGPENLFNFWANYTIQQGALQHFGLGFGANSASELLTLNRANIGTFALPGYTVFNAALSYNTENYSAVLKVDNLTNEKYFIGWSTINPQLARSISLGLNYKF from the coding sequence ATGAAAAGATTATTACTCCTTATTCCTGCAGTTACAGTGGCTTTTGACGGGAATGCTCAACAAACCGATTCTATCAAATCTGACAACTTAGAGGAATTAATCATTGAGGCATATATTCAAAAAAGTGTTCATTCGGCAAACAAAATGCCTTTGAAAGACATTGAAAATCCACAGGTTTATAATGTAATCAACAAAAATATTTTAAAACAACAAGCGGCTACTACTTTTAGCGATGCTTTGAAAAATGCTACGGGTGTTTCGCGTCTTTGGGAATCTACCGGGCGTGGTTCAGACGGTGCAGAGTTTTATACCATGCGTGGTTTTTCTACGCAGCCGCGCTTGCTAAACGGTATGCCGAGTTTTACCAATGGAAGTTTAGACCCTGCAAATGTGGAAAGCATCGAAGTAATCAAAGGTCCTTCGGGAACCATGTATGGTGGCAATATTGTGTCTTATGGTGGGTTGATTAATATCACTACTAAAAAGCCTTACGAAACTTTTGGTGGCGAAATGGGATATATCAATGGCTCCTACGGATTAAACCGCGTGACTGCCGATATTAACACGCCTTTGAATAAACAAACTTTTTTGCGTTTAAACACTGCGTACCAATACCGCAACTCGTTTCAAGATGCCGGTTTTAGTAAATCGCTGTTCTTTGCACCATCGTTAAAATTTGTAGCAAACGACCGACTAACTTTCTTTGTGAATACCGAAATTAAAAATTCAGAAGCTGCTAATGCGCCCATGATCTTTTTAAGCCGATACAGTCCGTTGTCGTTTGAATCGATCGATTTATTCGAGCAAAACTATAAAAACTCCTACACCAGCAACGATTTAACCATTAAAAACCCTACGTTTAATTTTCAAGCATACGCGGTGTATCAATTGGCTGAAAACTGGACATCGACTACTATTTTTTCTAAAAACAATGCTAAAACCAGCGGTTACTACCAATATTTGTGGGATGCTGCCAACGGAGACGAATTCACTCGTTTCATAACAAAAGGGGAAGCACAAACCAACACCACGGGTATTCAACAAAATTTTGTAGGAACTTATACTATTGGTTCGGTTAAAAACAAATTGGTTGCCGGTTTAGATTACTTTCAACGAAAATTCTCTGTAGGCGGAACTGGTTGGGCTTCGTTTGGAACGGTTTCTTTGATAAATCAAACAGATACAATGATCGATGCCAACGATAATGCGCAACAAACCATGTTGACGACACCGCATGTTGATGCTGCATTAGTAGGAACATCGGCAGCACTACAATCTGCAGAAACCAAGATTTATAGTGCTTACGCATCCAACGTCATTGAATTTTTACCGAATTTATCGGCAATGTTGAGTTTACGTGTGGATCATTTTACAGGAAAACCAACTGCTTATTCCACAGAAGAAATTAAAGGAAAAACTACCTTATCACCCAAATTAGGAATTGTTTACCAACCTATTAAAGACCAATTATCAGTATTTGGAAACTATATGAACGGTTTTCAATACTTAGATGCTGCTGCGGTTGATATCACAGATAATGAAGGAAATGTAACCGGAAGAGAAGTACGCTTTTTTGACCCAGAACAAGCCAATCAATGGGAAATTGGGGCAAAAGCAAGCTTAATAAAAGACCGTTTATCGGTTACAGCAAGTTACTACGACATTAAAGTAAAAAACAAATTAATGGGCAATGGTATTGATGCCACCCAAGCAGGCGAAGTGCAAAGCAAAGGTTTTGAAGTAAGTGTATTGGGAAGCCCGATTGATGGTTTAAACATTATTGCTGGTTACAGCCACAACAATAATGAAGTGATTAAAGATGCAGAAGATTCGGGTTATTTAGGTTTAAGAACCGAAGAAGCAGGTCCTGAAAATTTATTTAACTTTTGGGCAAACTATACCATTCAGCAAGGTGCGTTACAACATTTTGGTTTAGGTTTTGGTGCTAATTCTGCAAGCGAATTATTAACGCTTAATCGCGCAAACATTGGCACATTTGCTTTGCCGGGCTATACGGTTTTCAATGCTGCTTTATCATACAACACTGAAAATTACAGCGCTGTTTTAAAAGTGGACAACCTTACCAATGAAAAATATTTTATAGGCTGGTCAACCATCAACCCACAATTGGCACGCTCTATTTCGTTAGGTTTAAACTATAAATTCTAA
- a CDS encoding PepSY-associated TM helix domain-containing protein yields MTKKKDKKPKSKFKKLIGKLHLWFGLLIGAIVFFISITGALYVFKDEIEGLQRKEYVQHHEPNHQNKEKLPLKQLENLVQQQVQEQYPIHWVNIPIDRALSYQFYYFERNEHAWNYFDEYPVYKVAYVNPYNGKVLQVYDEKNSFFNIVKMLHWSFLLNSDWGKWVTGIPVLIFVFMLISGIILWWPKNKSARKQRFWFKWKNVKSWKRKNYDLHNIIGFYTSFFALIFSITGLFYAFFFIQAMIYVVFSGGKTQYPDFSHITTTAPASLRTDTTLDKIAQKVEELYPDAYMFALDLGHEHIDDHEHPNFEVFVRHLSYSYHKNSNLIFDENSGELLHTRNPEDKNFGEKMVNANYDIHVGAIFGWPTKIIAFIVSLLCASLPVTGFMIWYGRNKKKNNTKKVHSKTI; encoded by the coding sequence ATGACTAAAAAGAAAGACAAAAAGCCCAAAAGCAAATTCAAGAAATTAATAGGCAAGTTGCACCTTTGGTTCGGCTTGCTTATTGGTGCTATTGTATTTTTTATTTCTATTACTGGTGCATTATATGTTTTTAAAGATGAAATCGAAGGGTTACAACGCAAAGAATATGTACAGCATCATGAACCCAACCATCAAAACAAAGAAAAACTTCCGCTAAAGCAATTAGAAAACTTGGTGCAACAACAAGTGCAGGAACAATACCCAATTCACTGGGTAAATATTCCGATAGATCGTGCGCTGTCATACCAATTTTATTATTTTGAACGAAACGAACACGCTTGGAACTATTTCGATGAATATCCTGTGTACAAAGTGGCGTATGTAAATCCCTACAACGGAAAAGTTTTGCAGGTGTATGATGAAAAAAACAGTTTTTTCAACATTGTGAAAATGTTGCATTGGAGTTTTCTGTTGAATTCTGATTGGGGAAAATGGGTTACGGGAATTCCTGTATTGATTTTTGTTTTTATGCTGATTTCGGGCATCATTCTATGGTGGCCAAAAAACAAATCGGCTCGCAAACAACGCTTCTGGTTCAAATGGAAAAACGTGAAAAGCTGGAAACGAAAAAACTATGACCTGCACAATATTATTGGTTTTTATACTTCGTTTTTTGCGCTTATTTTTTCGATTACCGGCTTGTTTTACGCGTTCTTTTTCATTCAAGCAATGATTTATGTGGTTTTTTCGGGCGGAAAAACCCAATATCCCGACTTTTCGCACATTACCACCACAGCACCTGCATCGTTGAGAACCGATACCACTTTAGATAAAATCGCCCAAAAGGTAGAAGAACTATACCCTGATGCGTATATGTTTGCCTTAGATTTAGGTCATGAGCATATAGACGATCACGAACATCCCAACTTTGAAGTATTTGTGCGTCATTTATCTTATTCTTACCATAAAAACAGTAATTTAATTTTCGATGAAAATTCTGGTGAATTGCTTCATACCCGCAACCCTGAAGACAAAAATTTTGGTGAAAAAATGGTAAATGCCAATTATGATATTCATGTGGGTGCTATTTTTGGTTGGCCCACAAAAATCATTGCTTTCATTGTAAGTTTGCTTTGTGCCAGCTTGCCTGTTACGGGTTTTATGATTTGGTATGGCCGCAATAAAAAGAAAAACAACACTAAAAAAGTGCACAGCAAAACCATCTAA